One genomic region from Thermoleptolyngbya sichuanensis A183 encodes:
- a CDS encoding DUF4278 domain-containing protein — MNSFSSNSQPEFESAEAIAQSSIIFGKYRGSMIAFQGHLSKPQEVPNSALLLRYRGVFYLKPQ; from the coding sequence ATGAATTCCTTTTCATCTAACTCCCAGCCCGAGTTTGAGTCTGCTGAGGCGATCGCCCAATCATCGATCATTTTCGGAAAATATCGCGGCAGTATGATCGCCTTTCAGGGACATTTATCGAAACCCCAGGAAGTCCCTAATTCAGCACTTTTGTTGCGCTATCGGGGCGTGTTTTACCTGAAGCCTCAATGA
- a CDS encoding glucose 1-dehydrogenase — translation MRLSNKVALITGAGSGIGRESAILFAKEGAQVAVCDVNLATATETVSLIEAAGGEAIAIQADVSKAADAKAMIEAAEAAYGKLNVLFNNAGIFHAADGSVLETEEDIWDLTIDINLKGVFLGCKYGIPALLRAGGGSIINTASFVALMGAATAQIAYTASKGGVLSMTREISVEFARQNIRANALCPGPVETPLLQELLADPARRQRRLVHIPPGRFAKAVEMAQAALFLASDESSFVNGATFTVDGGITAAYVTPE, via the coding sequence ATGCGTCTATCAAATAAAGTTGCCCTGATTACTGGAGCCGGAAGCGGCATCGGGCGCGAGTCTGCGATTCTCTTTGCCAAAGAGGGCGCACAGGTGGCGGTGTGTGATGTAAACCTGGCCACGGCGACGGAAACGGTTAGCCTAATTGAGGCAGCGGGTGGAGAGGCGATCGCCATTCAGGCAGATGTCTCCAAAGCGGCAGACGCAAAGGCGATGATTGAGGCAGCTGAGGCAGCCTACGGCAAGCTAAATGTACTGTTTAACAATGCAGGCATCTTTCACGCGGCAGACGGCTCAGTGCTAGAAACCGAAGAAGACATCTGGGATCTGACCATTGATATCAATCTCAAAGGCGTGTTTCTCGGCTGCAAGTACGGCATTCCAGCGCTGCTGCGGGCTGGCGGCGGCTCAATTATCAACACTGCATCGTTTGTGGCGCTGATGGGCGCAGCAACCGCGCAAATCGCCTACACAGCCAGCAAGGGAGGCGTGTTGTCGATGACGCGAGAAATCTCCGTCGAATTCGCCCGGCAAAACATCCGCGCCAACGCCCTCTGCCCCGGCCCGGTAGAAACGCCGCTGCTGCAAGAGCTACTGGCAGATCCAGCCCGTCGCCAGCGCCGCCTGGTGCATATTCCCCCAGGACGCTTTGCCAAGGCAGTTGAAATGGCGCAGGCGGCCCTCTTCTTGGCCAGCGATGAATCGTCCTTCGTCAACGGCGCGACCTTCACGGTAGATGGCGGCATCACAGCAGCCTACGTGACCCCCGAATAG
- the rpsG gene encoding 30S ribosomal protein S7, producing the protein MSRRTVIQKRPVPPDPKYNSRLVSMIVRRIMRSGKRSLAYGIVYDAFDLIQERTGSDPLETFERAVKNATPLVEVKARRVGGATYQVPMEVRSDRGTALALRWLIQFSRSRSGRTMAGKLANELMDAANETGSSIRKREETHKMAEANKAFAHYRY; encoded by the coding sequence ATGTCTCGCCGTACCGTCATTCAAAAGCGTCCGGTTCCCCCAGACCCCAAGTACAATAGCCGCCTGGTTAGCATGATCGTTCGGCGAATCATGCGCTCAGGCAAGCGATCCCTGGCATACGGCATTGTCTATGACGCTTTTGATTTGATTCAAGAGCGAACTGGGTCTGATCCGCTCGAAACCTTCGAACGGGCAGTGAAAAATGCAACTCCTCTGGTTGAGGTGAAGGCTCGTCGGGTGGGCGGTGCGACCTATCAGGTTCCGATGGAAGTGCGATCGGATCGCGGTACGGCTCTGGCCCTGCGCTGGCTGATTCAGTTTTCTCGCTCTCGTTCTGGTCGAACAATGGCTGGGAAGTTGGCAAACGAGTTGATGGATGCTGCAAATGAGACGGGCAGTTCAATTCGTAAGCGCGAAGAAACGCACAAAATGGCTGAAGCGAACAAAGCATTTGCCCATTATCGCTACTGA
- the tuf gene encoding elongation factor Tu, which produces MARAKFERTKPHVNIGTIGHVDHGKTTLTAAITMTLAALGQAQARKYDEIDAAPEEKARGITINTAHVEYETENRHYAHVDCPGHADYVKNMITGAAQMDGAILVVAATDGAMPQTKEHILLARQVGVPSIVVFLNKVDQLDDEELLELVELELRELLSEYEFPGDDLPIIRGSGLMALEAMIKDPKTQRGQNEWVDKIYELMDAVDEYIPTPERDIDKPFLMAVEDVFTITGRGTVATGRIERGKIKVNEEVELVGLRDTRKTTVTGIEMFKKSLDEGLAGDNAGLLLRGLKKEDIERGMVIAKPGTITPHTEFEGEVYVLTEKEGGRKTPFFAGYKPQFYVRTTDVTGTIKAFTADDGSNAEMVMPGDRIKVNVELINAIAIEQGMRFAIREGGRTIGAGVVSKIIK; this is translated from the coding sequence ATGGCACGCGCAAAATTTGAAAGAACCAAGCCTCACGTCAACATTGGTACGATTGGTCATGTGGATCACGGCAAAACGACTCTGACTGCCGCGATCACGATGACGCTGGCTGCTCTTGGGCAAGCTCAGGCTCGTAAGTATGATGAGATTGATGCTGCCCCTGAGGAGAAGGCTCGGGGCATCACGATCAATACGGCTCATGTGGAGTATGAGACTGAGAACCGTCACTATGCTCACGTGGACTGCCCTGGACACGCTGACTACGTGAAGAACATGATCACGGGTGCGGCGCAGATGGACGGCGCTATCCTGGTGGTGGCTGCTACTGATGGTGCGATGCCCCAGACCAAGGAACACATTCTGCTGGCTCGCCAGGTGGGTGTTCCCAGCATTGTGGTGTTCCTGAATAAGGTTGACCAACTGGATGACGAGGAACTGCTGGAACTGGTCGAACTGGAACTGCGTGAACTGCTCAGCGAGTACGAGTTTCCTGGTGACGACCTGCCCATCATCCGGGGTTCTGGTCTGATGGCGCTGGAAGCCATGATCAAAGATCCGAAGACTCAGCGGGGTCAAAACGAGTGGGTGGACAAGATCTACGAACTCATGGATGCTGTGGACGAATACATCCCGACTCCTGAGCGTGATATTGATAAACCTTTCTTGATGGCGGTGGAAGATGTGTTCACCATCACGGGCCGTGGCACTGTGGCAACTGGCCGGATTGAGCGTGGCAAGATCAAGGTCAACGAGGAGGTTGAGCTGGTGGGCCTGCGTGACACTCGGAAGACCACGGTGACGGGCATCGAGATGTTCAAGAAGAGCTTGGACGAGGGTTTGGCCGGCGATAACGCAGGTTTGTTGCTCCGAGGTCTCAAAAAAGAAGACATCGAGCGTGGGATGGTGATCGCCAAGCCGGGTACGATTACGCCTCATACTGAGTTTGAGGGTGAGGTGTACGTGCTGACTGAGAAGGAAGGCGGCCGCAAAACGCCCTTCTTTGCGGGCTACAAGCCTCAGTTCTATGTACGAACCACCGACGTGACGGGTACCATCAAGGCATTTACGGCTGATGATGGCAGCAATGCAGAGATGGTGATGCCGGGTGACCGCATTAAGGTGAACGTTGAACTGATCAATGCGATCGCCATTGAGCAGGGAATGCGCTTTGCGATCCGTGAAGGCGGCCGCACCATCGGTGCAGGCGTGGTCTCGAAGATCATCAAGTAG
- the rpsJ gene encoding 30S ribosomal protein S10 encodes MATLQQQKIRIRLKAFDRRLLDTSCEKIVETANRTNATAIGPIPMPTKRRIYCVLRSPHVDKDSREHFETRTHRRIIDIYQPSSKTIDALMKLDLPAGVDIEVKL; translated from the coding sequence ATGGCAACTCTTCAGCAGCAAAAAATTCGGATTCGCCTAAAGGCGTTTGACCGTCGTCTTTTGGATACCTCCTGCGAAAAAATTGTGGAAACGGCAAATCGCACGAACGCTACAGCGATTGGCCCTATTCCAATGCCCACCAAGCGGCGGATTTATTGTGTCCTGCGATCGCCCCACGTTGACAAAGACTCCCGCGAACACTTCGAGACACGCACTCACCGCCGGATTATCGATATTTATCAGCCTTCCTCCAAGACAATTGACGCGCTGATGAAGCTAGATTTGCCAGCAGGCGTGGATATCGAGGTCAAGCTGTAA
- the fusA gene encoding elongation factor G: MARSIPLERVRNIGIAAHIDAGKTTTTERILFYSGVVHKMGEVHEGTAVTDWMAQERERGITITAAAISTAWTRRDPKDPTQPLAGEPEHRINIIDTPGHVDFTIEVERSMRVLDGVITVLCSVGGVQPQTETVWRQADRYKVPRIVFVNKMDRTGADFFKVYNQVRDRLRANAVPAQLPIGSEDNLKGIVDLVRMRAYIYTNDLGTDIQETEIPEEIRELAEEYRVKLVEAAAETDDALTEKYLEGEELTEDEIRAALRKGTISGQIVPMFCGSAFKNKGVQLLLDAVVDYLPSPLEVPPIQGTLPDGSVASRNADDEEPLAALAFKIMADPYGRLTFIRVYSGVLTKGSYVYNATKGKKERISRLIVLKADDRQEVEELRAGDLGAALGLKDTFTGDTICDEANPIILESLFIPEPVISVAVEPKTKQDMEKLSKALQALAEEDPTFRVHVDAETNQTVIAGMGELHLDILVDRMKREYKVEANVGAPQVAYRETIRKAVREEGKFVRQSGGKGQYGHVVIEVEPGEPGTGFEFVSKIVGGAVPKEYIGPAEQGMKEACESGILAGYPVIDLKVTLVDGSYHEVDSSEMAFKIAGSMAVKNAVLKAAPVLLEPMMKVEVEVPEDFIGSVIGDLNSRRGQIEGQDTEQGTAKVTSKVPLAEMFGYATDIRSKTQGRGIFTMEFSHYEEVPRNVAETIIAKSKGNA, translated from the coding sequence GTGGCACGAAGTATCCCGCTAGAAAGAGTTAGAAACATTGGTATTGCAGCCCACATTGATGCGGGCAAAACTACCACCACCGAGCGTATCCTGTTCTACTCCGGTGTCGTCCACAAAATGGGCGAGGTTCATGAAGGAACCGCTGTCACCGACTGGATGGCTCAGGAGCGAGAACGCGGGATTACCATCACGGCAGCGGCTATCAGCACTGCTTGGACGCGCCGCGACCCGAAAGATCCCACCCAGCCGCTTGCTGGAGAGCCAGAGCATCGCATTAACATCATCGACACTCCCGGTCACGTAGACTTCACCATTGAGGTGGAACGCTCAATGCGTGTGCTGGATGGTGTGATTACGGTTCTGTGTTCGGTGGGAGGTGTACAGCCGCAGACCGAGACCGTTTGGCGGCAGGCCGATCGCTACAAAGTTCCCCGGATCGTCTTTGTTAACAAGATGGATCGCACGGGTGCGGATTTCTTCAAGGTTTATAACCAGGTGCGCGATCGCCTCCGGGCAAATGCCGTTCCGGCGCAGCTTCCCATCGGCAGTGAAGACAATCTGAAAGGGATTGTCGATCTGGTTCGGATGCGTGCTTATATCTACACCAACGATCTAGGTACAGACATCCAGGAAACGGAAATTCCCGAAGAAATTCGCGAACTGGCTGAGGAATATCGGGTCAAATTGGTTGAAGCCGCCGCCGAAACCGATGACGCGCTGACCGAAAAATACCTCGAAGGCGAAGAACTGACCGAAGACGAAATCCGGGCTGCCCTCCGCAAGGGCACGATTTCGGGTCAGATTGTCCCTATGTTCTGTGGTTCTGCTTTCAAGAACAAGGGTGTTCAACTGCTGCTGGATGCAGTGGTGGACTATCTGCCTTCTCCCCTGGAAGTTCCTCCTATTCAGGGCACTTTGCCTGACGGCAGCGTTGCGTCTCGTAATGCCGATGACGAAGAGCCTCTGGCTGCTCTGGCGTTCAAGATTATGGCTGATCCCTACGGCCGCCTGACCTTCATCCGGGTTTACTCCGGCGTGCTGACTAAGGGCAGCTACGTCTACAACGCAACTAAGGGCAAGAAGGAGCGGATTTCTCGTCTAATCGTTCTGAAGGCAGATGATCGCCAAGAAGTGGAAGAACTTCGGGCTGGCGACTTGGGTGCGGCTCTAGGTCTGAAAGATACCTTTACAGGTGACACAATCTGCGACGAGGCAAATCCAATTATTCTGGAATCTCTGTTTATTCCTGAGCCTGTGATCTCTGTCGCGGTGGAACCCAAAACCAAGCAGGACATGGAGAAGCTGTCCAAGGCTCTGCAAGCTTTGGCAGAAGAAGACCCCACCTTCAGAGTTCACGTTGATGCCGAAACGAACCAGACTGTGATTGCGGGCATGGGTGAGCTTCACCTCGACATTCTGGTGGATCGGATGAAGCGAGAATACAAGGTGGAAGCCAACGTTGGCGCGCCTCAGGTTGCCTACCGCGAGACGATCCGCAAGGCAGTTCGGGAAGAGGGCAAATTTGTTCGCCAGAGTGGTGGTAAGGGTCAGTACGGCCACGTTGTGATTGAAGTGGAGCCGGGTGAACCGGGTACTGGCTTTGAGTTTGTGTCCAAGATCGTCGGCGGTGCGGTTCCTAAGGAATACATTGGGCCCGCTGAGCAGGGCATGAAAGAAGCCTGCGAATCTGGGATTCTGGCAGGTTATCCGGTGATTGACCTAAAGGTCACGCTGGTGGATGGGTCATACCACGAGGTGGACTCTTCAGAAATGGCATTCAAGATTGCTGGATCAATGGCGGTCAAGAATGCTGTGCTGAAGGCAGCGCCTGTCCTGTTGGAACCTATGATGAAGGTTGAGGTTGAGGTTCCCGAAGATTTCATTGGGAGCGTCATTGGCGACCTCAACTCTCGTCGAGGCCAGATTGAGGGCCAGGACACCGAACAGGGTACTGCTAAGGTTACCTCTAAGGTGCCGCTAGCGGAAATGTTCGGTTATGCGACCGATATCCGGTCGAAAACCCAGGGTCGTGGCATATTCACGATGGAGTTTAGCCACTATGAGGAGGTGCCTCGCAATGTGGCTGAAACCATCATTGCCAAGAGCAAAGGGAACGCTTAA
- the rpsL gene encoding 30S ribosomal protein S12, whose protein sequence is MPTIQQLIRSERQKASSKTKSPALKSCPQRRGVCTRVYTTTPKKPNSALRKVARVRLTSGFEVTAYIPGIGHNLQEHSVVMIRGGRVKDLPGVRYHIIRGTLDTAGVKDRKQGRSKYGAKRPKPAAAK, encoded by the coding sequence ATGCCTACTATCCAACAACTCATTCGGAGCGAACGTCAGAAAGCAAGTTCAAAAACGAAGTCCCCGGCGCTCAAGAGCTGTCCCCAGCGCCGAGGGGTTTGCACTCGCGTCTACACAACAACTCCTAAGAAGCCCAATTCCGCCCTCCGCAAAGTGGCGCGGGTTCGCCTGACCTCTGGCTTTGAGGTGACTGCCTATATCCCTGGGATTGGCCACAACCTGCAAGAGCACTCGGTGGTGATGATTCGAGGAGGTCGGGTTAAGGATCTTCCGGGTGTCCGCTATCACATCATTCGCGGCACCCTGGACACAGCAGGTGTGAAGGATCGGAAGCAGGGCCGCTCGAAATACGGCGCGAAGCGTCCTAAGCCCGCGGCTGCTAAGTAG
- a CDS encoding HesB/IscA family protein has protein sequence MVQLSPAAAREIERFQRTQSAPTALFRLGVQPGGCMGTMYTIGLAEVSSPGDRIYESEQIRIVVDAQSLPYVEGVLLDYSEDLMGGAFRFQNPRAIATCECGHSFVVADV, from the coding sequence ATGGTGCAACTCAGTCCAGCCGCCGCCAGAGAAATTGAGCGGTTTCAAAGAACTCAGTCTGCTCCCACGGCGCTGTTTCGGCTAGGAGTTCAGCCGGGTGGCTGCATGGGAACAATGTATACCATCGGTTTGGCGGAAGTCTCCTCGCCGGGCGATCGCATTTACGAGTCTGAGCAAATCCGAATTGTCGTCGATGCCCAGAGCCTTCCCTATGTGGAAGGGGTTTTGCTGGACTACTCAGAAGACTTGATGGGTGGAGCGTTTCGCTTTCAGAACCCAAGGGCGATCGCCACCTGTGAGTGCGGACACTCCTTTGTTGTGGCAGATGTGTAG
- a CDS encoding phosphodiester glycosidase family protein: MKFDFLRQQPRKLPASRRSAALRRHGIRQPRLWQTRLLGWLALPLLAGGIYGTLASDTAAQSKQPARMQSAAIGAAWTPNLAQAAPVGELVTQGRQLVINGQTLPGAWTVWQRRVGVADVDLAQTLGVHLLSNAAPQQQPVQWFTEPLQQPLVLGSWLTPQHRYVNVTDLARSLGWNVSVNGPSLQIVTPRGQISNVRQGKQAWGDRLVVDLNRPIPWRVAEEATSFTVTLDGAIDPAMAQQLAETLNREPGNVITGLTISTAGDRTQIRANLSARLRPRISMLPNPARLVIDVRSDSMLERTIHWAPGITWRQQYVAVGAARFPVYLLELDLRQPGISLRPIWTDPETAVGTAPLIRTAQRWQVAAAINAGFFNRNNQLPLGAIRTENRWVSGPILGRGAVGWSGAGDWLMSRLVLRESVSPVVAGAVGDRFPILSLNSGLVGAGICRYTREWGSTYTPITDGETVVTVRNDQVVARQVVASQVASAPQTGDPSPPADLPRPTFPIPTDGYLLVLRGNDLLVNAFVPGSSVRYESATLPAEFDRFPNILGAGPLLVQNGQVVLDARGEGFSDAFIQELAIRSAIGRRAEGTLILTAVHPRVGGPGPSLSEMAQVMQRLGSVAALNLDGGSSSSLYLGGQLINRPANTAGRVHNAIGIFLQNPQ, translated from the coding sequence GTGAAATTCGACTTTCTGCGTCAGCAGCCTCGTAAACTGCCTGCTTCTCGTCGGTCTGCTGCGTTGCGTCGGCACGGGATACGCCAGCCGCGCCTGTGGCAGACTAGGTTGTTGGGCTGGCTGGCGTTGCCGCTGTTGGCAGGCGGGATCTATGGCACCCTGGCCAGCGACACCGCAGCCCAGTCCAAGCAGCCAGCCAGGATGCAGTCTGCGGCAATTGGGGCCGCCTGGACTCCCAACCTGGCGCAGGCAGCACCCGTGGGGGAACTGGTCACCCAGGGCAGGCAACTGGTGATCAACGGTCAAACTCTGCCGGGGGCGTGGACGGTCTGGCAGCGGCGGGTCGGTGTGGCGGATGTAGACCTGGCTCAGACGCTTGGTGTTCATTTGTTGAGCAATGCTGCGCCTCAGCAGCAGCCCGTACAGTGGTTTACAGAGCCGTTGCAACAGCCGCTTGTGTTAGGAAGCTGGCTGACCCCGCAGCATCGCTATGTGAATGTGACCGATCTGGCGCGATCGCTCGGCTGGAATGTCTCCGTCAACGGGCCATCGTTGCAAATCGTTACCCCGCGAGGGCAGATTAGTAATGTGCGACAAGGCAAGCAGGCCTGGGGCGATCGCCTGGTGGTAGATTTGAACCGGCCGATTCCCTGGCGTGTGGCCGAGGAGGCGACGAGTTTTACCGTGACGCTGGACGGGGCGATCGATCCCGCGATGGCCCAGCAGCTTGCTGAAACGCTCAACCGCGAACCGGGCAATGTCATCACGGGGCTGACGATTTCCACGGCGGGCGATCGCACGCAGATTCGAGCCAACCTCTCGGCGCGGTTGCGTCCCCGCATTTCTATGCTGCCCAACCCGGCGCGGCTGGTGATTGACGTGCGTTCGGACTCGATGCTGGAGCGCACGATCCACTGGGCACCGGGCATCACTTGGCGACAGCAATACGTTGCGGTGGGCGCGGCTCGGTTTCCGGTTTACCTGCTAGAACTAGATCTCCGCCAGCCGGGGATATCCCTGCGCCCCATCTGGACTGATCCGGAGACGGCCGTGGGCACTGCACCCCTGATTCGCACAGCCCAGCGCTGGCAGGTGGCAGCGGCGATCAATGCAGGGTTTTTTAACCGAAACAATCAGCTTCCATTGGGTGCGATTCGCACCGAAAATCGCTGGGTGTCTGGCCCGATTTTGGGACGGGGCGCGGTGGGCTGGTCTGGGGCGGGGGACTGGTTGATGAGCCGCCTGGTGCTGCGAGAGTCCGTGAGTCCGGTTGTGGCCGGAGCCGTGGGCGATCGCTTTCCCATCCTCTCGCTCAACAGCGGCCTAGTGGGAGCGGGTATCTGCCGCTATACCCGCGAGTGGGGCAGCACCTACACGCCCATCACCGATGGAGAGACGGTGGTGACCGTCCGCAACGATCAGGTGGTGGCTCGTCAAGTGGTGGCCAGCCAGGTTGCCAGCGCCCCCCAGACGGGTGATCCCTCACCGCCTGCCGATCTGCCCAGACCGACGTTTCCAATCCCGACGGATGGCTATTTGCTGGTATTGCGGGGCAACGATCTCCTAGTGAATGCCTTTGTCCCTGGCAGCAGCGTCCGCTACGAGTCGGCTACGCTACCCGCCGAATTTGACCGCTTTCCCAACATTCTGGGGGCTGGGCCGCTGCTGGTTCAAAATGGTCAAGTTGTTCTGGATGCTAGAGGAGAAGGGTTTTCGGACGCATTTATTCAGGAACTTGCGATCCGGAGTGCAATTGGCAGACGGGCAGAGGGCACTCTAATCTTGACAGCAGTCCATCCGCGAGTGGGTGGCCCTGGCCCGTCTCTGAGTGAGATGGCGCAGGTGATGCAGAGGCTTGGCTCTGTGGCCGCGCTCAACCTGGATGGTGGGAGTTCTAGCTCTCTCTATCTCGGCGGGCAGTTAATTAACCGCCCGGCCAACACGGCAGGTCGGGTTCACAATGCCATCGGTATATTCCTGCAAAACCCGCAATAA
- a CDS encoding tetratricopeptide repeat protein, giving the protein MADPVSPSTGSIADISARLVLWGGREMPGMARVEYSSEFSRQEVMNRVRAALEPRGIPVYDLELRPNQSPAIAVADLLERLGQLPPGVVSITGFARAFSPQVPLEEALRLLNYHRDRYASLPLRQIWWMTPSFFQTAIHAMPDMNSWFSPRLALTEVVWSDSMDVADEEDGATTPIQDARFQALQLVQQFRSARADGMSDLELLKTYLLPALEVLASADAQKDLRHLTTEFEGLLGQLRQADSLDLASSLDRLATIYQKQGRYAEAEPLFRRSLQLREQHLGPTHPEVSTALNNLALLYQAEGRYCEADPLFQRALALDEQVYGPRHLEVATDLHNLAGLYQDQGRYDEAEALYLRSLAIDERFYGVEHPDVATDLHSLAGLYQDQGRYDEAEMLYLRSLKLREQPGIDPLELARSLNNLATLYRVQGRYEEAADLYRRSLEIRRQQLGDDHPDVATSLNNLALLYKVQGRYDEAEKLYRRSLEIRMQQLGDDHPKVASSLYNLANLYQDQEQTEQAETLYRRSLEILEQRLGKTHPETATVQRSLASLHAPAESLQHQPSPSN; this is encoded by the coding sequence ATGGCAGACCCGGTTTCCCCATCAACAGGCAGCATTGCCGACATTAGCGCCCGACTGGTGCTGTGGGGCGGGCGCGAGATGCCGGGCATGGCGCGGGTGGAATATAGCTCGGAGTTTTCGCGGCAGGAAGTGATGAATCGGGTGCGGGCTGCGCTGGAGCCGCGAGGTATTCCGGTGTATGACCTAGAGCTACGGCCAAACCAATCGCCAGCGATCGCCGTAGCCGATCTGCTGGAGCGCCTTGGCCAGTTGCCGCCCGGAGTGGTCTCGATTACGGGCTTTGCCAGAGCCTTTAGTCCCCAAGTGCCGCTCGAAGAGGCGCTGCGACTGCTCAACTATCACCGCGATCGCTACGCCAGCCTTCCCCTGCGCCAGATCTGGTGGATGACTCCCAGCTTTTTTCAGACTGCTATCCACGCCATGCCGGATATGAATAGCTGGTTTAGCCCCCGACTGGCACTGACGGAGGTGGTGTGGAGCGATTCTATGGATGTCGCTGACGAAGAGGACGGCGCAACCACGCCAATTCAGGATGCCCGGTTCCAGGCGCTGCAACTGGTGCAGCAGTTTCGATCAGCGCGGGCGGATGGCATGAGCGACCTGGAATTACTCAAAACTTACCTGCTGCCCGCGCTGGAGGTGCTGGCCAGTGCCGATGCTCAGAAGGACTTGCGGCATTTGACGACCGAGTTTGAGGGACTTTTGGGGCAACTGCGGCAGGCCGATTCGCTAGATCTGGCCAGCAGCCTCGATCGCCTAGCCACGATTTACCAGAAGCAGGGGCGCTATGCCGAAGCAGAGCCGTTATTTCGGCGATCGCTCCAGTTGCGAGAACAACATCTGGGGCCGACGCATCCTGAGGTGTCCACCGCCCTCAACAACCTGGCGCTGCTCTACCAGGCGGAGGGGCGCTACTGCGAGGCGGACCCTTTGTTTCAGCGGGCGCTGGCCCTCGATGAGCAGGTCTATGGCCCGCGCCATCTAGAAGTGGCGACCGATCTGCACAACCTAGCAGGGCTGTATCAAGATCAGGGCCGCTACGACGAGGCCGAGGCGCTCTATCTGCGATCGCTCGCCATTGATGAACGGTTCTACGGGGTCGAGCATCCCGATGTGGCCACCGACCTCCACAGCTTGGCAGGGCTATACCAGGATCAGGGCCGCTACGACGAAGCCGAGATGCTCTATCTGCGATCGCTCAAGCTCCGCGAGCAACCGGGCATCGACCCCCTAGAACTCGCCCGCAGCCTGAACAATCTAGCAACGCTCTATCGCGTGCAGGGCCGCTATGAGGAGGCAGCGGATCTGTATCGGCGATCGCTCGAAATTCGCAGACAGCAGCTTGGAGACGATCATCCCGATGTGGCCACCAGTCTTAACAACCTGGCGCTGCTGTATAAGGTGCAGGGCCGCTATGATGAGGCAGAAAAACTCTATCGGCGATCGCTCGAAATCCGAATGCAGCAGCTTGGAGACGACCATCCCAAAGTTGCCTCCAGTCTCTACAATCTGGCCAACCTGTATCAGGATCAGGAGCAAACAGAGCAGGCAGAAACGCTCTATCGGCGATCGCTCGAAATTCTGGAGCAGCGGCTCGGCAAGACCCACCCCGAAACTGCCACCGTCCAGAGAAGTTTGGCAAGCCTGCACGCACCTGCCGAGAGTCTCCAGCATCAACCCTCTCCTTCAAACTAA
- a CDS encoding cupin domain-containing protein, with translation MTKGVAATELRPWGSFTVLEEGRGYKIKRIEVKPGHRLSLQMHHHRSEHWIVVSGTARVTCAEQETLLFSNQSTYVPPCTAHRLENPGVIPLVLIEVQNGEYLGEDDIVRYQDDYARTQ, from the coding sequence CTGACGAAGGGCGTTGCAGCAACAGAACTGCGCCCCTGGGGATCGTTTACTGTGCTGGAAGAAGGTCGGGGCTACAAGATTAAGCGCATTGAGGTGAAACCAGGACATCGCCTCAGCCTTCAGATGCACCATCACCGCAGCGAGCATTGGATTGTGGTGTCTGGCACTGCCCGCGTCACCTGTGCTGAACAAGAAACCCTGTTATTTAGCAATCAGTCCACCTATGTTCCGCCCTGCACAGCCCACCGATTGGAAAATCCTGGCGTGATCCCGCTGGTGCTGATCGAGGTGCAAAACGGTGAATACCTGGGTGAAGACGACATTGTTCGCTATCAGGACGACTACGCCCGTACCCAATAG
- a CDS encoding gamma-glutamyl-gamma-aminobutyrate hydrolase family protein produces MRSPLIGITTYSRSEAGEFTLPATYVDAVQLAGGFPVLLPPVQADPTALLDTLDGLIFSGGGDIDPSAYGGEPHHTIYLVDEERDEFELALAKAALTANVPTLGICRGMQVISVASGATLITHVPDVYGESVTHRLDHPRRPVQHPAQVQPGSRLAQMLGTTHLTVVSWHHQAIKTLPDCWQTVAHAADGLIEALEHKHHPWLFTVQWHPELSPADPNHQRLFQSLVEAARAKP; encoded by the coding sequence ATGCGATCGCCCCTGATTGGAATCACCACCTACAGCCGCAGCGAAGCAGGCGAGTTTACCCTGCCTGCCACCTACGTCGATGCCGTGCAGCTTGCGGGCGGGTTTCCCGTGCTGCTGCCGCCCGTCCAAGCCGACCCGACCGCGCTATTAGACACTCTGGATGGGCTAATTTTTTCTGGCGGCGGCGATATCGACCCCAGCGCCTATGGCGGCGAACCGCACCACACGATTTACCTGGTAGACGAGGAGCGCGACGAGTTCGAGCTGGCTTTGGCAAAGGCAGCTTTGACCGCGAACGTACCGACGCTGGGTATCTGCCGGGGAATGCAGGTCATCAGTGTCGCCAGTGGAGCCACGCTGATTACCCATGTGCCGGATGTCTATGGCGAGTCGGTCACCCACCGGCTCGATCATCCCCGTCGCCCGGTGCAGCATCCCGCCCAAGTGCAACCCGGCAGCCGCCTGGCCCAGATGCTGGGCACTACGCATCTTACGGTCGTCTCTTGGCATCACCAGGCGATTAAAACCTTGCCGGATTGCTGGCAGACTGTCGCCCACGCTGCCGACGGACTGATTGAAGCGCTAGAGCACAAGCACCATCCGTGGCTGTTCACCGTCCAGTGGCATCCAGAACTGTCGCCCGCCGACCCCAACCACCAGCGATTGTTTCAGTCACTCGTAGAAGCCGCCAGAGCCAAACCATGA